The Pseudodesulfovibrio sp. zrk46 genome contains a region encoding:
- the rpsP gene encoding 30S ribosomal protein S16 translates to MAMKIRLTRMGSKKRPFYRVVALDSATRRDGRPVEYLGYYNPMVEPNDIKLDMEKIEKWLAQGAEPSNTVRSLLKKAGK, encoded by the coding sequence ATGGCTATGAAAATCCGACTGACTCGTATGGGTTCCAAGAAGCGTCCGTTCTACCGCGTCGTGGCTCTCGACAGCGCCACCCGCCGTGATGGCCGCCCCGTTGAGTACCTGGGTTACTACAACCCGATGGTGGAACCCAACGACATCAAGCTCGACATGGAAAAGATCGAGAAGTGGTTGGCACAGGGTGCCGAGCCCAGCAACACCGTTCGTTCCCTGCTGAAGAAGGCCGGCAAGTAA
- a CDS encoding KH domain-containing protein yields MLKEMIEYIAKSLVDNPDEVQVSEVEGEQTSVIELKVAKEDLGKVIGKQGRTARAMRTLLGAASTKARKRSVLEILE; encoded by the coding sequence ATGCTGAAAGAGATGATTGAGTACATTGCCAAGTCCCTGGTGGACAACCCGGATGAAGTGCAAGTGTCTGAAGTCGAAGGCGAACAGACCTCGGTTATCGAGCTCAAGGTGGCCAAGGAAGACCTTGGCAAGGTGATTGGCAAGCAGGGCCGTACGGCCCGTGCTATGCGTACCCTGCTGGGTGCAGCCTCCACCAAGGCTCGCAAACGCTCCGTTTTGGAGATTCTCGAGTAG